In Leptospira saintgironsiae, one genomic interval encodes:
- a CDS encoding toxin-antitoxin system YwqK family antitoxin, which yields MKFSKFIIFFICQFAFFCESAEKPQGLPAGAKYDKNMNAYILNEPGLARIYYDNGKLYFECPLDENKLYHGLCKSYLRSEEGISSIGKYEHGSKIGDWVWYFADGKPYIKQKFGSQIKDEFAQINGDEGNEEGPYERYYPEGSLEVKGNYKNGQKSDFWQKYFKDGELEYSGYYSKGRKIRTWFYYFPNRQTESVEVFDENGNFLSRTIFSPTGKVLCEVQKKESHCG from the coding sequence ATGAAATTTTCAAAATTTATAATATTCTTCATTTGCCAATTTGCGTTCTTTTGTGAATCCGCAGAAAAACCCCAAGGTCTCCCTGCGGGTGCAAAGTACGATAAAAACATGAACGCTTATATTCTGAATGAGCCTGGGCTCGCTAGAATATATTACGATAATGGAAAGTTATATTTCGAATGTCCCTTAGATGAAAATAAACTCTATCACGGACTATGTAAATCCTATCTCAGATCCGAAGAAGGTATCTCTTCTATTGGAAAATACGAACACGGCTCCAAGATTGGAGATTGGGTTTGGTATTTTGCGGACGGTAAACCATATATAAAACAAAAATTCGGAAGTCAGATCAAAGACGAATTCGCTCAAATTAATGGAGACGAAGGAAACGAAGAAGGTCCGTACGAGAGATATTACCCGGAAGGTTCTCTGGAAGTAAAAGGCAATTATAAGAACGGACAAAAATCCGACTTCTGGCAAAAATACTTCAAAGACGGAGAATTGGAATATTCAGGTTATTATTCCAAAGGAAGAAAGATCCGCACTTGGTTCTATTATTTCCCAAACAGACAAACAGAGTCTGTCGAAGTTTTTGATGAGAATGGTAACTTCTTATCCAGAACTATCTTTTCCCCTACTGGAAAAGTTCTCTGCGAAGTTCAGAAAAAAGAATCTCATTGCGGATAA
- the gatB gene encoding Asp-tRNA(Asn)/Glu-tRNA(Gln) amidotransferase subunit GatB produces MEYEVIIGLEVHAQLNTDSKVFSDSPSKFGAPPNSQVSSVCLGLPGSLPVLNEEALTKAIMAGLAFGSNITLHTKFDRKNYFYPDLPKGYQISQFDRPICEGGKIFFTVKGEDKPRFVNLTRIHIEEDAGKLIHSADPKIPQSYVDLNRAGTPLIEIVSEPDMRSSDEAYYYLLALKSVLRYIRVSDCNMEEGSLRCDANVSIRPKGSDKFGTRVEIKNLNSFKAVKAAIDYEVEWQRDMYTQGKTFPQQTKLWDSASNVTLTMRTKEMSHDYRYFPDPDLPPVILTKETVEDIRKSLPELPDARRDRFVEKLGLPKYDAEVLTAEREIADYYESALKVSGDAKKTSNWVKDEVLGIVNKESITISEFKVSPERIGGLVKLIADGKISGKIGKTVFEEMLDSDKDPETIVTEKNLIVVRDDKEIERIVDEAIAANEDAVQKYKSGKDRALGAIVGYVMKVSKGKADPNLVNQMLLDKLGPLPPKG; encoded by the coding sequence ATGGAATACGAAGTAATCATCGGTTTGGAAGTACATGCTCAATTAAACACGGATTCCAAAGTTTTCTCCGATAGCCCTTCCAAGTTCGGAGCCCCTCCTAATTCCCAGGTATCCTCAGTTTGTTTGGGACTCCCAGGTTCTTTGCCAGTTTTAAACGAAGAAGCTTTGACTAAGGCAATCATGGCCGGCCTTGCATTCGGTTCCAATATCACTCTTCATACTAAGTTCGATAGAAAAAATTATTTTTATCCTGACCTTCCAAAAGGTTACCAAATTTCACAATTCGACAGACCGATCTGCGAAGGTGGAAAAATCTTTTTTACGGTTAAGGGAGAAGATAAACCTAGATTCGTAAACCTCACACGCATTCATATAGAAGAAGATGCCGGAAAATTAATACACTCTGCTGATCCTAAAATTCCTCAGTCTTATGTAGACTTGAATCGTGCAGGAACTCCTCTGATAGAGATCGTTTCAGAACCTGATATGCGTTCTTCCGACGAAGCATACTATTATCTTTTGGCTCTTAAATCAGTTCTTAGATATATTAGAGTCTCCGATTGTAATATGGAAGAAGGTTCACTTCGCTGTGACGCAAACGTTTCTATTCGCCCTAAAGGTTCTGACAAATTTGGAACAAGAGTAGAGATCAAAAACCTAAACTCATTCAAAGCTGTTAAAGCTGCTATCGATTACGAAGTCGAATGGCAAAGAGATATGTACACTCAGGGAAAAACTTTCCCTCAACAAACTAAACTTTGGGACTCAGCATCTAATGTGACTCTCACAATGAGAACCAAAGAGATGAGCCATGACTATAGATATTTTCCAGATCCAGACCTTCCTCCTGTAATTCTTACCAAAGAAACGGTCGAAGATATCCGCAAATCTCTTCCGGAACTTCCTGATGCAAGAAGAGACAGATTTGTAGAAAAACTAGGACTTCCTAAATACGATGCAGAAGTTTTAACCGCAGAAAGAGAAATCGCAGACTATTACGAAAGCGCTCTTAAAGTTTCTGGAGACGCAAAAAAGACCTCCAACTGGGTAAAAGACGAAGTATTAGGAATTGTTAATAAAGAAAGTATTACCATTTCCGAATTCAAAGTAAGCCCGGAAAGAATCGGCGGTTTGGTAAAACTGATCGCTGACGGAAAAATTTCAGGTAAGATCGGTAAAACTGTCTTCGAAGAAATGCTCGATTCAGATAAAGATCCGGAAACAATCGTGACCGAAAAAAATCTGATCGTTGTTCGTGACGATAAAGAGATCGAAAGGATCGTAGACGAAGCAATTGCTGCAAACGAAGACGCTGTCCAAAAATACAAATCCGGTAAAGACAGAGCTCTAGGCGCAATCGTCGGATACGTGATGAAAGTTTCTAAGGGAAAAGCAGATCCGAATTTAGTGAACCAGATGTTACTGGATAAATTAGGACCTCTGCCTCCTAAAGGTTGA
- a CDS encoding GNAT family N-acetyltransferase — protein sequence MQKENLISLRIASRSDLEELSELFDLYRKFYGFPSNLTGAKKFLEDRLLHKDSVLIVAEGGGSLLGFAQLYPIFSSLSMKRDYILNDLYIRETERRKGTAKKILKEAANHIIEHGGKGMGLETHPDNRHARHLYERFGFKLNEEYLHYYWAVPKEK from the coding sequence ATGCAAAAAGAAAATTTAATCAGCCTAAGAATTGCCAGTCGTTCCGATTTAGAAGAACTTTCGGAATTATTTGACCTTTATCGTAAGTTTTACGGATTTCCTTCCAATCTTACAGGAGCTAAAAAGTTTTTGGAAGATAGACTTTTGCATAAGGATTCCGTTTTGATCGTTGCAGAAGGAGGGGGAAGTTTACTAGGTTTCGCACAACTTTATCCAATCTTCTCTTCTTTATCCATGAAAAGAGATTATATACTCAACGATTTGTATATTAGAGAAACTGAACGTAGAAAAGGAACTGCTAAAAAAATCCTAAAAGAAGCAGCGAATCATATAATAGAACATGGTGGCAAGGGAATGGGATTAGAAACTCATCCTGACAATCGTCATGCTAGGCATTTATATGAACGTTTTGGATTTAAATTAAACGAAGAATATTTGCACTATTATTGGGCGGTTCCTAAGGAGAAATAA
- a CDS encoding ParA family protein: MKQTLCIANQKGGVGKTTTSVHLAVGLARKGERVLLIDLDAQSNATSVFSESSSKNGKDSFLLFSEKVPIRELIIPTRTPGLSLLPASSKLSQIDVLLSGKMDGFFVLKEALETVSNDFDWVVIDCPPSLSLITMNAFVAATGLIVPLQISKFSLDGIEAILEAKNHTVKRFNPDLKILGALLTLFQQRTTMSQTVVPMIEEHLRLFESKIPPSVAVEEAHLLNQSLYEYQPKNKTTKAYQQFTDEVYSFGG, translated from the coding sequence ATGAAACAAACTCTTTGTATAGCCAATCAAAAAGGGGGAGTGGGGAAAACCACTACATCCGTCCATCTTGCTGTCGGTCTTGCCAGGAAGGGAGAAAGGGTTTTACTCATAGACCTGGATGCCCAGAGCAACGCGACTTCTGTATTTTCGGAATCTTCTTCCAAAAATGGTAAGGACTCTTTTTTACTTTTTAGCGAGAAGGTCCCAATTCGCGAATTGATCATTCCTACCCGGACCCCGGGGTTGAGTTTGCTTCCGGCTTCTTCTAAACTTTCTCAAATAGATGTTTTACTTTCAGGAAAAATGGACGGATTTTTTGTTCTGAAGGAAGCCCTGGAAACTGTCTCAAATGATTTTGATTGGGTGGTGATCGATTGTCCTCCTAGTCTTTCTTTGATCACCATGAATGCGTTTGTCGCCGCGACTGGACTTATTGTTCCATTGCAGATCTCTAAGTTTTCTTTGGATGGGATAGAAGCGATTTTAGAAGCCAAAAATCATACAGTAAAAAGGTTTAACCCTGATCTGAAAATTTTGGGAGCATTATTGACCTTATTCCAACAAAGGACCACGATGTCTCAAACGGTGGTTCCTATGATTGAAGAACATCTTCGTTTATTCGAATCTAAAATTCCTCCTTCTGTCGCTGTAGAAGAAGCACATCTTTTGAACCAGTCTTTGTACGAATACCAACCCAAAAACAAAACGACCAAGGCCTACCAGCAATTCACAGACGAGGTCTACTCTTTTGGCGGGTAA